A genome region from Bradyrhizobium commune includes the following:
- a CDS encoding nuclear transport factor 2 family protein, translated as MTATDQDAFNEQKSERDRRSIRDLIENWAIWRDAGDWERFRTVWHDDGRMNATWKQGTADEFIKASIEGWNRGVSILHFLGGSSIELSGERAIAQTKMTISQRADVHGILCDVVCTGRFYDFLERRLGRWGLVMRQPIYEKDRIDPVDPSASLKLDGNLLSQFPVGYRHLAYLQSQIGYPVKKDMPGLKGQETEALYARGQDWLHGKSLSEAHSAPR; from the coding sequence ATGACAGCGACAGATCAAGACGCCTTCAATGAACAAAAGAGCGAGAGGGATCGTCGCTCAATTCGCGACCTGATCGAGAATTGGGCGATCTGGCGCGATGCAGGCGACTGGGAGCGCTTTCGCACCGTTTGGCACGATGACGGACGGATGAACGCGACCTGGAAACAAGGGACGGCTGACGAGTTCATAAAGGCTTCCATCGAGGGATGGAATCGGGGCGTCAGCATACTTCATTTTCTTGGAGGCAGCTCGATTGAGCTTTCAGGCGAACGCGCTATTGCACAGACGAAGATGACGATTTCGCAGAGAGCTGATGTTCATGGCATTCTTTGCGACGTCGTTTGCACGGGCCGGTTTTATGATTTCCTGGAAAGGCGTCTTGGCCGTTGGGGTTTGGTGATGCGCCAGCCTATCTACGAAAAGGACCGGATTGATCCGGTCGATCCCAGCGCCTCTTTGAAGCTCGATGGCAACCTGCTTTCGCAGTTTCCGGTCGGTTATCGTCATCTGGCTTATCTGCAGTCTCAAATCGGGTATCCCGTCAAGAAGGACATGCCTGGGCTGAAAGGTCAGGAAACTGAAGCACTTTACGCACGAGGCCAAGACTGGCTGCACGGCAAATCCCTTTCTGAAGCCCACTCCGCACCGAGGTAG
- a CDS encoding LysR family transcriptional regulator, translating into MDRLTQMELFVQTVELCSITRAAEKLGLSDSVASRSLSSLEERLGARLLERTTRRLWPTEAGRAYHQRCMQLLSDLAEADATVGQYSARPSGVLSLTSSPSFAMMHIAPALPEFQRSYPELSIHILAANHYADVIEPGVDIAVRTRPFERDSSITVRKLTQARYVPAASPEYLAERGAPSTPKELEHHPTLIYGFSREIQPLVFSRGDTTETVRLKPALMSSEGRTLCAAALAGGGILVQPMYTIYDDLRAGRLVPVLQDWELPALTINLAYHSRKHQPAKIRVFIDYLLGHFAQNDYERKWTEWPPATAAGSPTSTASSRRKPVSRGASPA; encoded by the coding sequence ATGGATCGCCTCACCCAAATGGAATTGTTTGTCCAGACTGTGGAGTTGTGCAGCATCACACGTGCCGCGGAAAAGCTCGGTTTGTCGGACTCGGTCGCAAGCCGTAGCCTCAGCTCCTTGGAGGAAAGGCTGGGGGCGCGACTGCTGGAACGGACAACGCGTCGACTCTGGCCGACGGAAGCTGGACGGGCATACCATCAACGGTGCATGCAGTTGCTTTCAGATCTCGCGGAGGCCGATGCGACTGTTGGCCAATATAGCGCCCGGCCATCCGGTGTGCTGTCGCTGACAAGTTCGCCTTCGTTTGCAATGATGCACATTGCACCGGCGCTTCCTGAGTTCCAGCGGTCGTATCCTGAGCTGTCGATACACATCCTCGCAGCCAATCACTACGCGGACGTTATCGAACCGGGAGTCGACATTGCCGTGCGAACGCGTCCCTTTGAACGGGACTCGAGCATTACCGTGCGAAAGCTGACGCAAGCTCGTTACGTTCCCGCTGCATCCCCCGAATACCTGGCCGAGCGCGGCGCGCCGTCGACGCCCAAGGAGTTGGAGCATCATCCCACACTGATCTACGGGTTCTCACGAGAGATTCAGCCGCTGGTCTTCTCGCGGGGAGACACAACGGAGACGGTGCGGCTCAAGCCCGCACTAATGTCTTCGGAGGGCCGAACGCTGTGCGCTGCCGCTCTTGCGGGCGGCGGCATTTTAGTCCAACCGATGTATACGATCTATGACGATCTTAGAGCCGGGCGTCTTGTACCGGTGCTTCAGGATTGGGAACTGCCTGCTCTGACGATCAACTTGGCCTACCACTCACGGAAACACCAGCCAGCCAAAATCCGCGTCTTCATCGACTACCTGCTTGGGCATTTCGCCCAGAACGATTACGAGCGCAAATGGACTGAGTGGCCACCGGCGACAGCCGCTGGCAGCCCTACAAGCACTGCTTCGTCACGACGCAAGCCCGTCTCCCGCGGCGCCAGCCCGGCCTAG
- a CDS encoding hydantoinase B/oxoprolinase family protein, which produces MAGPRSAGGIKFGSIEVAEARFPLHFRHHEYLADSGGVGQFRGGLGVALDLVVQTEKPAPANTAGEGVRHGACGLLGGNDGAPHRYGLVSPGPTATGAATKEVGVEVVPGDCFEVRSSGSGGWGPPESVRSRRGETTACSVFTAVTGETGSYQRTFFQRGCGSSMPDETPGE; this is translated from the coding sequence ATGGCGGGTCCTCGATCGGCGGGTGGCATCAAGTTCGGCAGCATAGAAGTCGCCGAAGCGCGCTTCCCGTTGCACTTCCGTCATCACGAATACCTCGCGGATTCCGGCGGCGTCGGTCAGTTTCGTGGCGGCCTCGGCGTCGCGCTCGACCTGGTGGTCCAGACTGAAAAGCCGGCGCCCGCCAATACCGCAGGCGAGGGCGTGCGTCATGGCGCCTGCGGTTTGCTCGGCGGCAACGACGGAGCACCGCATCGCTACGGTCTGGTGTCGCCCGGGCCGACCGCAACGGGTGCTGCGACCAAGGAGGTCGGCGTCGAAGTCGTGCCGGGCGACTGCTTCGAAGTGCGCTCGTCAGGCAGCGGCGGTTGGGGTCCACCCGAGAGCGTTCGGAGCAGGCGCGGCGAAACGACCGCTTGCTCGGTTTTTACCGCGGTGACGGGCGAAACCGGTTCATATCAGCGGACTTTCTTTCAGCGCGGTTGCGGGAGCTCTATGCCGGACGAAACCCCGGGCGAGTGA
- a CDS encoding SDR family oxidoreductase, whose protein sequence is MAKQRVIVTGGAANIGLAIARAFAQNGAKVHLCDIDPKALADATRDGQLVGAACDITDAEQVARYMDEAIETMGGLDVLVSNIGLPGPTLPLELIELADWQKVLNVNLTGGFLMSRAAIPHLKRSGSGTMIFMSSVSGRMGHPNRSPYATTKWGLIGLAKTLARELGPYNIRVNAILPGAVDNKRARKVLLEITGSKAETEQEIEQVVRDNLAAHQSIARLVPMEEIGALAVFLASDGGRSISGQMIPIDADMRA, encoded by the coding sequence ATGGCTAAGCAACGAGTGATCGTGACCGGCGGGGCGGCCAATATCGGCTTGGCCATTGCACGAGCGTTTGCGCAGAATGGTGCCAAAGTGCATCTCTGCGACATTGATCCAAAGGCACTGGCGGACGCGACACGTGACGGTCAACTCGTAGGCGCGGCTTGCGACATCACCGATGCCGAGCAGGTGGCGCGTTACATGGATGAGGCGATCGAAACGATGGGCGGGCTTGACGTGTTGGTGAGCAACATCGGCTTACCAGGCCCAACCTTGCCGCTGGAGCTCATAGAACTGGCCGACTGGCAGAAGGTTCTCAATGTCAATCTGACTGGTGGTTTTCTCATGAGCCGCGCCGCAATTCCTCACCTCAAGCGCTCCGGGTCAGGTACAATGATTTTCATGTCTTCTGTGTCGGGGCGCATGGGGCATCCCAACCGCAGCCCGTATGCAACCACCAAGTGGGGCCTGATCGGACTAGCCAAGACGCTGGCCCGCGAGTTGGGCCCATATAATATTCGGGTCAATGCGATCCTACCCGGAGCAGTTGACAATAAGCGCGCCCGCAAGGTCCTTCTTGAAATCACCGGCTCGAAGGCGGAAACCGAGCAGGAGATCGAACAGGTCGTTCGAGACAATCTCGCCGCCCACCAATCGATCGCTAGGCTCGTGCCCATGGAAGAGATTGGTGCCTTGGCAGTTTTTCTTGCGTCGGATGGAGGTCGCTCAATATCGGGGCAGATGATTCCAATCGACGCCGACATGCGAGCCTGA
- a CDS encoding NADPH:quinone reductase: MRSVGYARTGEIETLELFSAVEPQEPGEGEVRIRIHRSGVNPTDWKSRRGALHIPIPQGGYQVPHHDGAGVVDKLGKGVKSLVKGQRVWVWQAAYRRLGGTSQDYVVISASRVEPLPDGVSFDTGACLGIPFMTAHRALTVSEGGPAQLSRGALVGYKVLVAGGAGAVGNAAIQLARWAGATVVATVSGPEKEKLARAAGADHVINYKTQDVAAEVRTIASDGVDIIVEVSAVVNAGLDAKVIKPNGVIAIYANDGGNDLHIPVRETMTSNARYQFILIYTVTEAAKVQAAKAIGHALQDGAVAVGDERGVPVHHYRLNQTRQAHAALEKGGIVGRVVIDLTQD, from the coding sequence ATGCGATCCGTAGGATATGCGCGGACCGGCGAAATCGAGACACTCGAACTGTTCTCCGCCGTCGAGCCGCAGGAGCCGGGCGAGGGTGAGGTGAGGATCCGCATACACCGGTCGGGCGTTAATCCTACTGATTGGAAGTCTCGGCGCGGAGCCCTGCATATTCCTATCCCCCAAGGCGGCTATCAGGTGCCCCACCACGACGGCGCAGGCGTGGTCGACAAGCTCGGCAAGGGGGTGAAGAGTCTTGTGAAGGGACAGCGCGTCTGGGTCTGGCAGGCTGCTTATCGGCGCCTTGGAGGCACGTCGCAGGACTACGTGGTCATATCGGCCTCGCGAGTCGAGCCGCTTCCCGATGGTGTCTCCTTCGACACAGGGGCATGCCTCGGAATCCCCTTCATGACGGCTCATCGCGCCCTGACCGTATCTGAGGGCGGCCCCGCGCAACTGTCGCGCGGTGCTCTGGTGGGATACAAGGTTCTCGTTGCCGGAGGAGCTGGGGCGGTCGGCAACGCCGCGATCCAACTCGCCCGCTGGGCCGGAGCCACCGTGGTCGCCACCGTCAGCGGGCCGGAGAAGGAAAAGCTGGCGCGTGCGGCCGGCGCCGATCACGTGATCAATTACAAGACGCAGGACGTCGCGGCCGAAGTGCGGACCATCGCCTCCGACGGCGTTGACATCATTGTCGAAGTTTCCGCTGTGGTGAATGCCGGACTCGACGCCAAGGTGATCAAACCAAACGGGGTCATCGCAATCTACGCCAACGACGGCGGCAACGACTTGCATATTCCTGTGCGGGAAACCATGACGTCAAATGCGCGATACCAGTTCATCTTGATCTATACCGTAACCGAGGCGGCAAAGGTCCAGGCGGCGAAGGCGATTGGACACGCTCTCCAAGACGGGGCTGTCGCTGTCGGCGATGAGCGAGGCGTCCCGGTGCACCACTATCGCCTCAACCAAACGCGCCAAGCCCATGCAGCACTCGAGAAGGGCGGCATCGTTGGTCGCGTCGTCATTGATCTGACGCAGGACTAA
- a CDS encoding quinone oxidoreductase family protein has translation MRAIVMDKTGGPEVLQWREVAEPEPAEDEVTVNVRAVGLNFRDIYFRRGMYPAPPGFIPGQEAAGVIREVGAKVSGYKVGDRVVVLLPHGAYAERIVVPVGSVAKVPDWLSLEHAAALELQGLTAHAIMTSCVHLRPGDWVVIHAAAGGLGLLLTRLAKYQQANIVGTVSTPAKADAARAAGTDRIASYDNFGEVVAEVTGGVGAAAVLDGIGAATFERSLGVLSGTGTLVLFGWVSGPVKAIDLDLMQSRSFVRPRLGDFLTRGEFARRLGEVFHWTEAGVVKPTVGARFRLSQAAQAQRALESREVTGKVLLIPDSVFDRNETSQDRNGTSQEGK, from the coding sequence ATGCGCGCAATCGTCATGGACAAAACCGGCGGGCCGGAAGTCTTGCAGTGGCGCGAGGTGGCCGAGCCTGAGCCCGCCGAGGACGAGGTAACGGTGAATGTGCGTGCTGTCGGCCTGAATTTCCGCGACATCTATTTCCGCCGGGGCATGTATCCTGCACCGCCCGGCTTCATACCCGGGCAGGAGGCAGCCGGCGTCATACGGGAGGTCGGAGCGAAGGTTTCCGGTTACAAGGTAGGTGACCGCGTCGTCGTCTTGCTCCCTCATGGAGCCTATGCCGAGCGGATCGTCGTTCCCGTCGGCTCGGTTGCGAAGGTCCCCGACTGGCTTTCCCTTGAACATGCGGCGGCGCTTGAGCTCCAAGGATTGACTGCACATGCCATCATGACCTCCTGCGTGCATCTCCGGCCTGGCGACTGGGTCGTGATACATGCGGCGGCCGGCGGACTCGGTCTGTTGCTGACGCGGCTGGCAAAATATCAGCAAGCCAATATTGTCGGCACGGTCTCTACGCCAGCGAAGGCAGATGCCGCGCGTGCGGCGGGCACCGATCGGATCGCCTCCTACGATAACTTCGGTGAAGTAGTTGCTGAAGTAACCGGCGGCGTGGGGGCTGCGGCGGTGCTCGATGGTATCGGCGCTGCGACTTTTGAAAGAAGTCTCGGTGTCTTGAGCGGGACAGGAACGTTGGTTCTTTTCGGGTGGGTTAGCGGCCCGGTCAAAGCTATTGACCTTGACCTCATGCAGTCCCGGTCATTTGTTCGGCCTCGCCTCGGCGATTTTCTGACTAGAGGCGAATTTGCGCGCCGGCTCGGCGAAGTGTTCCACTGGACGGAAGCGGGTGTGGTCAAGCCGACAGTCGGGGCGCGCTTTCGTCTGTCGCAAGCCGCGCAGGCACAGCGCGCGCTCGAGAGCCGTGAGGTGACCGGAAAGGTTCTGCTGATACCGGATAGTGTTTTTGACCGGAACGAGACGTCCCAAGACCGGAACGGGACATCCCAAGAGGGAAAATAA
- a CDS encoding fumarylacetoacetate hydrolase family protein — MKLVRVATCYGEEKSCIWKGEDLFVLRDAQSIVDVLAMSAEERASLETRLSAGPSLKLADVKLLAPIQPTSLKDFMGFEVHFLGALKWMFPDGGGPGGAGTGKLPERLYSHPMFYVCDNSALLGPSDDVIIPPNSSYYDCEVELAAVMARGGRDMTPAQAGEAIGGYTIFLDWSARDVLRHDTLAPTKGKDSGNTLGPCIVTKSEIEKYRVGDRLKVPMKLARNGELIGEGDTEHSIYSIEEMIAYVSRGATIKVGDVIAMGTAPNLCWVEQWGHNGEIRPSPIKGGDTVSMEVAGIGSMSIQVREGSPYVELPPARRYMPSA, encoded by the coding sequence GTGAAACTGGTGAGGGTCGCCACTTGCTATGGGGAGGAGAAGTCCTGCATCTGGAAGGGCGAGGATCTTTTCGTGTTGAGGGATGCTCAGTCGATTGTCGATGTATTGGCGATGAGTGCGGAGGAGCGTGCTTCGCTCGAGACAAGATTATCCGCCGGTCCTTCGCTCAAGCTTGCTGACGTGAAGCTGCTGGCTCCAATTCAGCCGACGAGTCTGAAGGACTTTATGGGATTCGAAGTACATTTTCTTGGGGCGTTGAAGTGGATGTTCCCCGATGGCGGCGGGCCAGGCGGAGCGGGGACGGGGAAGCTTCCAGAGCGGCTCTACAGTCATCCAATGTTTTATGTGTGTGATAATAGCGCTTTGCTCGGCCCGAGCGATGACGTGATCATCCCTCCGAACAGCAGCTACTATGACTGTGAGGTCGAGCTTGCTGCCGTTATGGCTAGGGGCGGACGCGATATGACACCGGCGCAGGCGGGCGAAGCGATCGGCGGATACACGATTTTCCTCGACTGGTCTGCGCGAGACGTGCTCAGGCACGATACTCTTGCGCCTACCAAGGGCAAAGATAGCGGCAATACGCTTGGTCCGTGCATTGTAACAAAATCCGAAATCGAGAAATATCGGGTCGGCGATCGTCTAAAAGTGCCAATGAAGCTGGCGCGAAACGGCGAACTCATCGGCGAGGGTGATACCGAACATTCAATCTATTCGATCGAGGAGATGATTGCCTATGTGTCCCGGGGTGCCACGATAAAAGTTGGCGACGTCATTGCGATGGGCACGGCTCCGAATTTGTGCTGGGTCGAGCAGTGGGGGCACAATGGTGAGATCCGTCCATCTCCTATAAAAGGGGGCGACACCGTATCGATGGAAGTGGCCGGCATCGGTTCCATGTCCATCCAAGTGAGGGAAGGCTCTCCCTATGTCGAATTGCCTCCGGCGCGAAGATACATGCCGAGCGCCTGA
- a CDS encoding IclR family transcriptional regulator, with translation MTAREKSRRKPRQVELQIAGSEDMADDSQFLTALARGLTVLETCVKAGAPIGTGEITKETGLSLPTVSRMAYTLYQLGYLQYISRERLYVPGPRSALLSALISMRINLRTVARPLMEKLTRETDCSVGIGTLVDNQMRYLDAFEAESIIGLRLDVGMQLPVLNTAIGRAYLAGVSAETCDEICEKLRPREEAEWNDLRARIKSSLRHYRDHGYCISIGEWHKQINSVAAPISDPSTRGVYVVVAGAPAYSLPKERLREEIGPRLLALVADVKKAVGSG, from the coding sequence ATGACTGCGCGGGAGAAGTCGCGTCGCAAGCCACGCCAAGTCGAATTGCAGATTGCGGGATCGGAGGACATGGCGGACGATAGTCAGTTTCTCACAGCCCTCGCCCGCGGGTTGACCGTTCTTGAAACCTGCGTCAAGGCTGGCGCGCCAATTGGGACAGGTGAGATCACCAAGGAAACTGGGCTTTCTCTGCCGACGGTCTCCCGTATGGCCTACACTCTCTATCAACTTGGTTACCTTCAATACATCTCGCGGGAGCGGCTTTACGTTCCCGGGCCGCGCTCTGCGTTACTCTCCGCCTTGATTTCGATGCGTATTAACTTGCGAACTGTGGCCCGGCCGTTGATGGAAAAGCTGACGCGAGAGACAGATTGCAGCGTTGGGATCGGTACGCTCGTCGATAATCAAATGCGGTATCTCGATGCCTTCGAGGCTGAGTCGATAATCGGTTTGCGGCTCGATGTGGGAATGCAGCTGCCGGTTCTTAACACTGCTATAGGCCGCGCTTATCTTGCGGGAGTTTCAGCGGAAACCTGCGATGAGATTTGTGAAAAGCTGCGGCCGAGAGAAGAAGCGGAGTGGAACGACTTGCGCGCAAGAATCAAAAGTAGTCTGCGGCATTACAGAGACCATGGATATTGCATCAGTATCGGTGAGTGGCATAAGCAGATCAACTCGGTCGCCGCTCCCATTAGTGATCCGAGCACACGGGGGGTCTACGTAGTGGTAGCGGGGGCGCCAGCTTACTCCCTCCCCAAAGAACGGCTTCGCGAGGAAATTGGTCCGCGCCTTCTGGCATTGGTTGCCGACGTCAAAAAGGCGGTAGGCAGCGGGTAA
- a CDS encoding SDR family NAD(P)-dependent oxidoreductase has protein sequence MSARLDGKVAIVTGAGSGIGRAIAVSFASEGATVIAAGLADGLGQTVELCAHAGGRAVAAEVNVSNPDAGEEIIEKAKAGLGLPDILVNNAGIGGAHSIYDTEDAELDLFLDVNLRSVFRISRTFVRLCRSEGRGGAIVNIASAQGLLGFPNNSSYAVTKAGVIGLSRQMANDCAVHGVRVNAIAPGIIETPLTEERLRSSTRFRAISVDITPLGRAGRAAEVAAACLFLASDEASFITGQVLAVDGGASSTVFRAPANVSQLT, from the coding sequence ATGTCGGCCAGGTTGGACGGAAAAGTTGCGATCGTGACTGGCGCCGGTTCCGGCATAGGAAGGGCCATTGCCGTATCCTTTGCAAGCGAAGGAGCAACGGTGATCGCCGCAGGGCTCGCGGACGGACTCGGCCAGACGGTTGAACTTTGCGCACATGCAGGTGGTCGCGCAGTCGCGGCTGAAGTGAACGTTAGCAACCCTGACGCCGGCGAGGAGATCATCGAAAAGGCCAAAGCAGGTCTCGGCCTTCCCGATATCCTTGTCAACAACGCGGGAATAGGCGGGGCGCACTCGATCTACGATACAGAGGATGCTGAGCTGGATCTATTTCTGGATGTGAATCTACGTAGTGTGTTTCGCATTTCACGGACGTTCGTTCGATTGTGTCGGTCTGAAGGCCGAGGGGGCGCGATCGTCAACATCGCGTCCGCACAGGGGCTTCTCGGTTTTCCCAACAATTCTTCCTACGCCGTGACGAAGGCGGGCGTCATTGGCCTGAGCAGGCAGATGGCCAACGACTGCGCCGTGCACGGCGTTCGCGTTAATGCTATCGCACCCGGCATTATCGAAACCCCGCTTACGGAGGAGCGGCTCCGCTCGAGTACGCGATTTCGCGCCATATCGGTGGATATAACGCCGCTCGGCCGCGCAGGCCGCGCGGCGGAAGTTGCGGCAGCGTGTTTGTTTCTCGCCAGCGACGAAGCGAGTTTCATTACCGGCCAAGTGCTGGCCGTCGACGGTGGCGCATCATCTACCGTATTTCGCGCGCCGGCCAACGTATCGCAACTCACGTGA
- a CDS encoding ABC transporter ATP-binding protein: MSAVATEWQLSGVSAGYADRIVLNDISFTLGQGQTMALIGHNGAGKSTLLKLLYGMLPPREGTITCRSRDLQGVPPVERMRYGISYMPEGRGVFPNITVEDNLKLGLAAFKLSQVERNARIERVVEPLPILREFFYRRAGLLSGGQQQMLSLARTLAANPKSLLLDEPSIGLAPKLFQDLLITIKDAQKILQFSIILVEQNVQTALRVADLALVLKAGRILYLGKPASIMDRTKLMELY; this comes from the coding sequence ATGTCCGCGGTCGCAACGGAATGGCAACTCTCCGGTGTCAGCGCCGGTTATGCTGATCGGATCGTGTTGAACGACATCAGTTTTACTCTCGGCCAAGGGCAAACCATGGCTTTGATCGGTCACAACGGAGCCGGTAAGTCTACGCTGCTCAAGCTTCTCTACGGCATGTTGCCACCGCGCGAGGGAACCATCACCTGTCGCAGCAGGGATCTACAGGGAGTGCCGCCGGTAGAACGGATGCGCTACGGTATCTCTTATATGCCGGAAGGCAGGGGCGTCTTCCCCAACATCACCGTAGAGGACAATTTGAAACTCGGACTCGCGGCGTTCAAGCTCAGCCAGGTAGAGCGCAACGCACGCATCGAGCGCGTCGTCGAGCCTTTGCCTATCTTGCGCGAGTTTTTCTACCGCAGGGCCGGGCTCCTGTCCGGCGGTCAGCAGCAGATGCTTTCGCTGGCACGCACACTTGCTGCCAACCCGAAGAGCCTGTTGCTCGACGAGCCGTCGATCGGGCTTGCCCCCAAACTATTCCAAGATCTGCTCATCACCATTAAGGACGCTCAGAAGATCCTGCAATTCTCGATCATCCTTGTCGAACAGAACGTCCAGACCGCACTGCGGGTGGCCGACCTTGCCCTTGTGCTAAAGGCGGGAAGAATTCTTTACTTGGGGAAGCCAGCCTCGATCATGGATCGCACCAAGCTTATGGAATTGTACTGA
- a CDS encoding ABC transporter ATP-binding protein — protein sequence MSKPTGIALQLKDVSKHFGGISAANHVTLSLPFGKVTGLVGPNGAGKTTMFNIITGHIRPDQGSVTHKGMTIRSLTPRAIALRGIARSFQALRLFSHMTVLENVLTVMERSPWSFLAPGSDKRIWREGAEEILRQVGLADLRDELAVDISYGEQKFLSLGRIIAMNANVWLLDEPGSGLDLSSYDRFFSVLRESVDAGVAICLIEHNLDIVRGISDEIAFLDRGTVLDQGSPDRILNDAELTAIYFGEVA from the coding sequence ATGAGCAAGCCTACCGGGATTGCTTTGCAACTAAAGGATGTTAGCAAGCATTTCGGCGGCATATCCGCCGCTAATCATGTCACTCTGTCGCTGCCTTTCGGAAAAGTAACAGGACTTGTCGGGCCGAACGGAGCCGGTAAGACCACTATGTTCAACATCATAACCGGTCACATTCGACCGGATCAGGGCTCAGTCACTCATAAGGGCATGACGATCCGGAGCCTGACACCTCGTGCTATCGCGCTAAGAGGCATTGCGCGTTCCTTCCAGGCGCTGCGCCTGTTTTCCCACATGACCGTGCTAGAGAACGTGCTGACAGTCATGGAGCGCAGCCCCTGGTCGTTCCTTGCGCCTGGATCTGATAAGCGTATCTGGCGTGAAGGGGCCGAGGAGATACTCAGGCAGGTCGGTCTGGCCGACCTGCGCGACGAACTAGCCGTCGATATCTCCTATGGAGAGCAGAAATTCCTCTCGCTCGGCCGCATCATCGCGATGAACGCCAATGTCTGGCTTCTTGACGAGCCTGGATCAGGCCTCGACCTCAGTTCTTACGACCGTTTCTTTTCCGTCTTGCGCGAGAGCGTCGATGCCGGCGTCGCCATCTGCCTCATCGAGCACAACCTCGACATTGTGCGGGGCATCTCCGACGAGATTGCATTCCTGGATCGCGGCACAGTCCTCGACCAAGGTTCGCCGGACCGCATCCTCAACGATGCGGAGTTGACCGCCATTTATTTCGGGGAGGTCGCCTGA
- a CDS encoding branched-chain amino acid ABC transporter permease, whose translation MANYVANLLTITGISMILAISLNLLIGYAGIFSMAHAAFYGVGAYVAALLALHYTAELAIAIPLAMTACAATSVCVSLPALRVRGEYFVAASLGLQVIAFTLFEQWQSVTGGLNGLIGIPVAVLFGYRLSSPLAFMTVTLVLVMLVAIAVIILLRTSFGRDLRAIRDDETAATAAGKNVAVIKSIAVAASSALCAVAGVLYAFNVAFVNPDGFTLNVSVLIMAMVIIGGAGTIAGPIVGAALIQFLPAALSWLPLPPQNIGYLQQSLYGLAMVLLMIYQPAGIVGKARAKT comes from the coding sequence ATGGCCAACTATGTCGCTAACTTATTGACGATAACCGGGATCAGCATGATTCTTGCCATCAGCCTTAACTTGCTGATCGGATATGCCGGCATTTTCTCAATGGCGCACGCCGCGTTTTACGGCGTCGGAGCTTATGTCGCCGCACTGCTTGCACTTCACTACACTGCGGAACTGGCGATCGCGATTCCGCTTGCCATGACGGCCTGCGCCGCCACGTCAGTGTGCGTATCACTGCCGGCGCTGCGAGTCCGCGGGGAGTATTTCGTAGCCGCCTCGCTTGGGCTGCAGGTCATCGCCTTCACCTTGTTCGAGCAGTGGCAGTCGGTGACAGGTGGCCTGAACGGTCTGATTGGCATTCCAGTCGCCGTGCTGTTCGGATACCGACTGAGCTCGCCGCTTGCGTTTATGACGGTAACGCTCGTTCTGGTCATGCTAGTGGCAATAGCCGTGATAATCCTCTTGCGGACATCGTTCGGGCGCGACCTCCGTGCGATTCGCGATGACGAGACTGCTGCCACCGCCGCAGGCAAAAACGTGGCGGTTATCAAATCAATCGCGGTGGCGGCGTCATCGGCGCTTTGCGCGGTCGCGGGTGTGCTCTATGCCTTTAACGTTGCTTTCGTGAATCCTGATGGCTTCACGCTGAATGTTTCCGTGCTGATCATGGCGATGGTCATTATCGGCGGGGCGGGCACTATCGCTGGACCGATCGTCGGCGCCGCGCTGATCCAGTTCCTGCCGGCGGCGCTGAGCTGGTTGCCGCTGCCACCGCAGAACATCGGTTATCTGCAGCAAAGTCTCTATGGTCTGGCGATGGTACTGTTGATGATCTATCAACCCGCTGGAATTGTGGGTAAAGCAAGGGCGAAGACATGA